The nucleotide sequence GAAGGTCCGCGCCAAGATCGAGGAACGCTCCAAGTACCTCCTCGCCGTCACCGAGCTCCCCTACGGCGTCACCACCGAGTCCCTCATCGAGTCCATCCTCGCCGCCAACGCCAAGGGCAAGATCAAGGTCAAGCACGTCGACGACAACACCGCCGACAAGGTCGAGATCCTCATCCACCTCCCCCAGGGCTCCGAGCCCGACAAGGTCATCCAGCAGCTCTACGTCTTCACCAGCTGCCAGGTCCAGCTCAACCCCGCCGCCTGCGTCATCGTCCGCGACCCGACCACCGGCGACGACAAGCCCGTCTTCACCGGCGTGCGCGACATCCTCAAGGCCAGCGCCGACGCCACCAAGGAGCTCCTCCGGCGCGAGCTCGAGATCAAGCTCGGCGAACTCGAGCAGCAGTGGCACTGGGACTCCCTCGAGCGCATCTTCATCGAGGAGCGCATCTACCGCCTCATCGAGAAGTCCAAGACCTGGGAATCCGTCCTCGAGGAAATCCGCGGCGGCCTGAAGCCCTTCCTCAAGCAGCTCAAGCGCGAGGTCACCGACGAGGACATCACCCGCCTCACTGAGATCCGCATCAAGCGCATCTCCGCCTACAACCGCTTCCAGGCCGACGAGGCCATGAAGAAGATCGAGGAAGGCATCAAGGAGACGAAGGCCAACCTCAAGAAGCTCACCGAATACGCCGTCGCCTGGTTCGAGATGCTCCAGGAGAAATACGGCAAGGGCCGGAAGCGCATGACGAGTTACGACGAGATCGAGCAGATCGACGCCTCGGCCGTGGTCAGCGCCAACCAACGCCTCTACGTCAACCGCGAGGACGGTTTCATCGGCCTCAACTGGCGCCAGCACGAGTTCGTCACCGAGTGCACGATCCTCGACTCCGTCCTCACCATCATGGGCGACGCGTCCCTCAAGGTCACCAAAGTCGCCGACAAGACCTTCATGGGCCGCGACATCAAGCACATCGCCATCTGGCCCAAGGACGGCGACACGCGTTTCTACACGATGGTCTACCGCGACGGCCCCGAAGGAAAGTGCTACGCCAAAAAATTCCAAATCGGCGGCCTCTCCCGCGACAAACTCTACCCCCTGGCCAAGACCGAAGGCTCCAAACTCATTTGGATGCACGTGTCCGAGAAAGAAAAAGACATGCCGAAGAGCATCCATGTTTCTTTGGATGGCCGCTCCGGCGCCCGCGTCCGCGAACTGGACTTTGATCTCACCCCCGTGCCGGTAAGCACCAGAACCTCCAAGGGCCTACTGGTGACAAAGTGGGCGATCAAAGATGTGGTTCCTAACGATCTGGCCCTGAAGTAACCCTCAGGTATCCCGGCCACCGCGAAGGCGGTCGACCGATCCAGTTGCGGTGAGCGCACCGCAACTGGAAGCTCTCCGTTTCAGGATTTCACCTTTTGGCCCATGCGCCGCCGTACCGCCCGTGCGTAATACGCCACCGGGATCAGCGTGAGCAGTGAGATCACGATGAAAATGATCACCCGGCTCGGACCCCCGGTCGGATCATCCAGGTACCCCCGGGCCACGGCATCGTTCGCGTGCGGTGCCAATGCTACCGGTGCCAGCGCCGACCACCACGCCACGGCAAAGCCGCCGCTCTGCGCTGTGATCCAGCCGAGGGCCGACAACCAGGCGTACGCCTTCACGCCGACCGACACGCACCCCAGCGCAAACGCGCCCACCGCGACAGTGCCTAGGGAGATAAACCCGATGCTGAGCGAGCCCACCGTGAGCACCCCCACCGAGATCGCTCCCACGCTGACCGGAGCGACCGCATAGCCGCCCCACGCGAACAACAGGCCATAGGCCCGGTCACCCGCAGCCAGCCAGCCGAATACCGGACGTTCGCCTTCATCGGGCGTCGAAAACCGGATGTGCACCAGCGGCACGCCGAGCAATTGGAAACGGCTCTTGTATTGCCCCGCCGTCGACCCGACCTGATCCCGCGCATCCTGAAACAACTCGGGGTGCGCCCGCCGTTCCGCCGAGCGCAATCTCCGCATATAACGCATGGTTCTCATCAGCGCCACTGGCCAGATGACCACCGTGACCAGCAGCAGCGCCTGAGCCCCAACAGCAAACCCCACCCGCTGGTCCCACCAGCGAAACGCCCCAGCCCGCAGCAGATACCACGCAACCAAGAAGCCCAGGGCCCCGAAAAAGATCCATCCCGTCGCCTTCACCACCGCGCGACGCTCCCGCGGTGTCCGTGACTGGTCGAGGTTGGACCGCAGAGCCATGACCGCGCTGGCCACTCCGCTGAGCGATGCCACCAGCGCCGCGATCCCAGTGGTCTTGGCCAGCATACTGCCATGGGCTGCCGCCGTGCCGATACCCACCGTTTCCACTGGGTCTGGAAACGCCGGCAGCGCCGCCAGCACCCCGACCGTGAACATGTTGCCCGGCGTACTCCGTACCAGCGCTCCTTCCACAAACGCCAGTACCTGCTCCTGCAAAATGTGCCGCCCGCGCGCCAGCCGCTGCTTCACCGTGTCCTCCGTCAGATCGAGGGCATCCGCCACGTGCTCCACCGAGCGGTGCTCGCGATAATAAAGGACGAGCGGCTCGCGATACAACGCCGGCACCCGCTCCAACGCACTCCACAGAATCGCTTGCTCCTCCTGCTGCATGGCCTGATCGGCCACGGGCATTTCCGCCGACACCACTTCCCCCGCGTCCTCGAGCGTGCCCGCCTGCCGCACCGGTTCCTTGCCATCCGTCCGTCGCAACCGGCCGACCTTGTGGCGCAAAATCCCGCACAGCCAAGAGCGAAGCTTTTCCGGCTCACGCAACGAGCCGAGTTGGCGCCAGGCCTCGAGAAACGCCTCCTGCGCGAGGTCTTCACTCTGGCTCAGCTGGCCGGTCGAGGAGTAGGCCAGGGAACATAGCAACCGTTGGTACCGCTCCACAATCCGGCTAAACGCCACCCGATCCCCAGCCAGGGATGCTGCGACCAACTCGGCGTCGCTGATGAGATCGAGGGAGGGCATCGGTTCTGAGGAATGCATGGTGAGTTGCCTATACGTGCCCGAAAAGCCTCAACCGGTGACAAAGTTTTTTCTGACCGCGAAAGATTTATTCTGCGAAGGCGAAACGCCGAGTCCGACTTTCCTAACGCACCGTCCTTTATCCACTTCCTGACCCCGGGGTGGACCGAGGCGACTCCGGCCGATCCGCAATGACAAACGCGACTAAAATACTTTGTCACCTTCCGCCCCGTTTTGGGCCCTTACCGCTGAACTCTAAAATCAAACCATCCAATACAATGATCCCACTCCTTCCCTTCTTCCTGAGCCGCCACGTCCTGCCGGCGACCATACTTATTCTCGTGCCGCTATCAGTGGGACCGATCACCGCCCGGGCCACGGCCACCCCTGCGATCCTCGACACCTATTCCAATGACAAGCAGAACGCCCACGGCGTCGACCGCCTCCTGTTCGATGACAAGGGCGCGGGCGGTCAGTCGCATGCGACCCAAAAGTCCGCAGACGGTATCCTCCAGGTTGAGGGCGAACTTATCCCCGGACGCGGCGCACCCGCCTTCATCAGCCTTGTCTCGCTCCTAACCCCCGACGCCAAGCCGCAGGATCTAACCGGCTACGAGGGCGTTCGCCTCCGCGTTAAGAACACCAAGGGCCTGCTTTCCGTCCAGGTCGCCAGCACCGAAGTCCAGAACTTCGACTACCACACCAGCACCCCGATTGCGGCCATACGCGGTGAATTCCAAGAAGTCCGCCTGCCCTTCAAGGCCATGAAGCGCGCGTGGTCTGAACAAACCGTCCTCAACTTGAACACCATCACGAGCATCAACCTCGTTTCCTTCGCCATGGCCCGGGAGACCTTCTCCTACGAGGTTGACGAGATCGGGTTCTATTAAACCACCGCGCCTCCCCCAACCGCATCCGGCTGCCTCACGCCCGCCCCATGACGACCTCACCGCCCAGATCACGACTCGATTACCTCGATGCCACCCGGGCCTTCGTCCTCCTCCTCGGGATCGTGTTTCACGCCAGCCTGTCGTTCATGTCGGTCTTCATCGGCTGGGCGGTGCAGGACGTCTCGACCAGCCCGCTGGTTGGGATTTTTTTCAGCGTGAGCCACACCTTCCGCATGGGGACATTCTTCCTGCTCGCGGGCTTTCTCGGACATGTGACCTATCACCGCAATGGCGCGGCGTCTTTCGTCCGCTCCCGCCTCCTCCGGATCGGGGTGCCGTTCGTCGTTGGCTGGTTCCTGCTCCGCCCCTTGCTGGTGTCCGGCTGGATCATGGGCTCGGCCAGCCTTCGCGGGGACTACAGCGTCTGGGCCGGCCTGCGCGGTGGCTTCGAAAGCCTCCGCACCTTGCCCGCCGGTCTGTTCACCGGCAGCCATTTGTGGTTCCTCTACTATCTGATGGTGATCACCGCCCTGACGCTCGTCCTCCGGCTCGCAGTCAAGGCGTCCGGGCTGTGGGCTGCCCCGCTGGCGCGCCGCGCCGACACCCTCATGATATGGCTGGCGCATTCGCCGTTAACCCTGCCGGTCCTCGTGATGCCGACCGCCGTTGCACTGGGCTTCATGCAGTACTGGGGCATGGACACCCCCGACCAGAGTCTGCGGCCCCACCTGCCGGTCCTCACGATCTATAGTGCCTTCTTCGGCTTCGGCTGGCTGCTAGCGCGGCAGCAAGCGATGCTGGCCCCGTTGACCCGGCTGACCTTGTCACGCTGGATCCAGGCCGCCGTCGGAATCGCCGTCATCCAGTATCTGGCCCGCTTCCAATCCGACTCGGGCCACCCGTACTACCAACTGCTCCACGCCACCTACGTCATTGGCTATGCCCTGACCATG is from Lacunisphaera limnophila and encodes:
- a CDS encoding DNA gyrase/topoisomerase IV subunit A, with the protein product MAKKKPSKKSDQPELPFASVSPGENGGQTPGSQQAATVPPAAELPDPDSDLPATRSSLPATAEAAEPAPKRPKGQKVQDEAAPLAVAYRNWFLDYASYVILDRAVPHLDDGLKPVQRRVLHTLWDMDDGRFHKVANVVGATMKLHPHGDASIGAALVSIGQRAWLIEPQGNYGNTLTGDDAAAPRYIEARLTAFAKDVLFNPKTTAWQLSYDGRNKEPITLPAKFPIVLLEGADGIAVGLSTKILPHNFNDLCRAAINHLQGKTFRILPDFPTGGTADFAEYNDGERGGKVKVRAKIEERSKYLLAVTELPYGVTTESLIESILAANAKGKIKVKHVDDNTADKVEILIHLPQGSEPDKVIQQLYVFTSCQVQLNPAACVIVRDPTTGDDKPVFTGVRDILKASADATKELLRRELEIKLGELEQQWHWDSLERIFIEERIYRLIEKSKTWESVLEEIRGGLKPFLKQLKREVTDEDITRLTEIRIKRISAYNRFQADEAMKKIEEGIKETKANLKKLTEYAVAWFEMLQEKYGKGRKRMTSYDEIEQIDASAVVSANQRLYVNREDGFIGLNWRQHEFVTECTILDSVLTIMGDASLKVTKVADKTFMGRDIKHIAIWPKDGDTRFYTMVYRDGPEGKCYAKKFQIGGLSRDKLYPLAKTEGSKLIWMHVSEKEKDMPKSIHVSLDGRSGARVRELDFDLTPVPVSTRTSKGLLVTKWAIKDVVPNDLALK
- a CDS encoding sigma-70 family RNA polymerase sigma factor; translation: MPSLDLISDAELVAASLAGDRVAFSRIVERYQRLLCSLAYSSTGQLSQSEDLAQEAFLEAWRQLGSLREPEKLRSWLCGILRHKVGRLRRTDGKEPVRQAGTLEDAGEVVSAEMPVADQAMQQEEQAILWSALERVPALYREPLVLYYREHRSVEHVADALDLTEDTVKQRLARGRHILQEQVLAFVEGALVRSTPGNMFTVGVLAALPAFPDPVETVGIGTAAAHGSMLAKTTGIAALVASLSGVASAVMALRSNLDQSRTPRERRAVVKATGWIFFGALGFLVAWYLLRAGAFRWWDQRVGFAVGAQALLLVTVVIWPVALMRTMRYMRRLRSAERRAHPELFQDARDQVGSTAGQYKSRFQLLGVPLVHIRFSTPDEGERPVFGWLAAGDRAYGLLFAWGGYAVAPVSVGAISVGVLTVGSLSIGFISLGTVAVGAFALGCVSVGVKAYAWLSALGWITAQSGGFAVAWWSALAPVALAPHANDAVARGYLDDPTGGPSRVIIFIVISLLTLIPVAYYARAVRRRMGQKVKS
- a CDS encoding CIA30 family protein: MIPLLPFFLSRHVLPATILILVPLSVGPITARATATPAILDTYSNDKQNAHGVDRLLFDDKGAGGQSHATQKSADGILQVEGELIPGRGAPAFISLVSLLTPDAKPQDLTGYEGVRLRVKNTKGLLSVQVASTEVQNFDYHTSTPIAAIRGEFQEVRLPFKAMKRAWSEQTVLNLNTITSINLVSFAMARETFSYEVDEIGFY
- a CDS encoding acyltransferase family protein; amino-acid sequence: MTTSPPRSRLDYLDATRAFVLLLGIVFHASLSFMSVFIGWAVQDVSTSPLVGIFFSVSHTFRMGTFFLLAGFLGHVTYHRNGAASFVRSRLLRIGVPFVVGWFLLRPLLVSGWIMGSASLRGDYSVWAGLRGGFESLRTLPAGLFTGSHLWFLYYLMVITALTLVLRLAVKASGLWAAPLARRADTLMIWLAHSPLTLPVLVMPTAVALGFMQYWGMDTPDQSLRPHLPVLTIYSAFFGFGWLLARQQAMLAPLTRLTLSRWIQAAVGIAVIQYLARFQSDSGHPYYQLLHATYVIGYALTMWSLTLLTIGLFRHFCAQPNAIVRYLADSSYWLYLVHLPIVIWLQVAMAELPWHWSLKLGTISTLTILFGLLSYDLFVRPTWLGAFLNGRRRERALSRLFARSEPAISLHGR